In Saccharothrix violaceirubra, the following are encoded in one genomic region:
- a CDS encoding proton-conducting transporter transmembrane domain-containing protein: MTASSPLVVAALLPAAVFLGLAAALWLGRRPSEDLVNRLVVGSAAATALAAALTGLGVLSGGPVTARLGTWFEGFPLVLLGDGVSVPLAVLAALLCTLVGAFSRRYLHRDPGYARFHLLLALFLAGVELVVLAGTLDLLVVGWELTGLSSALLIAFFHRRRGPVAHGLRAFVTYRVCDVGVLGAALVVHHDGPPLAAGLLLVFGSLGKAAQFPLGGWLPRAMEGPTPSSAIFYGAISVSLGPYLLLRTAPEWADVAAVPVVITVVGAVTAVYASLVGRAQTDIKSSLAFASMTQVGLVFVEIGLGWHVLALVHLLCHATMRSAQILRSPSLLHDHHHLEQSLGGPVPRTGRHLERLVPAPLRRRLYRFALERGHVDAVLVERVVGGLVRAVRRIGDADERLAVDPAVTR, from the coding sequence GTGACCGCGTCCTCTCCCCTGGTCGTCGCGGCGCTGCTGCCCGCGGCGGTGTTCCTCGGCCTGGCGGCGGCCCTGTGGCTGGGCCGCCGCCCGTCCGAGGACCTGGTGAACCGGCTCGTGGTCGGCTCGGCGGCGGCGACCGCGCTGGCGGCTGCGCTGACCGGGCTCGGCGTGCTGTCGGGCGGCCCGGTGACGGCCCGGCTCGGCACGTGGTTCGAGGGCTTCCCGCTCGTGCTCCTGGGCGACGGGGTGTCCGTACCGCTCGCCGTGCTGGCCGCGCTGCTGTGCACGCTGGTCGGCGCGTTCTCGCGGCGCTACCTGCACCGCGACCCCGGCTACGCGCGGTTCCACCTGCTGTTGGCGCTGTTCCTGGCCGGGGTGGAACTGGTCGTGCTGGCCGGGACGCTGGACCTGCTGGTGGTGGGCTGGGAGCTGACGGGTCTGTCGTCGGCGCTGCTGATCGCGTTCTTCCACCGCCGGCGCGGCCCGGTCGCGCACGGGCTGCGCGCGTTCGTCACCTACCGGGTGTGCGACGTCGGCGTGCTCGGTGCCGCGCTGGTCGTGCACCACGACGGGCCGCCGCTCGCGGCGGGCCTGCTGCTGGTGTTCGGCTCGCTGGGCAAGGCCGCGCAGTTCCCGCTGGGCGGCTGGCTGCCGCGCGCCATGGAAGGCCCGACGCCGTCGAGCGCGATCTTCTACGGCGCGATCTCGGTCAGCCTGGGTCCGTACCTGCTGCTGCGCACCGCGCCGGAGTGGGCGGACGTGGCGGCGGTACCGGTCGTGATCACGGTCGTCGGCGCGGTCACCGCGGTGTACGCGTCGCTGGTCGGCCGGGCGCAGACGGACATCAAGAGTTCGCTGGCGTTCGCGTCGATGACGCAGGTCGGCCTGGTGTTCGTGGAGATCGGCCTGGGCTGGCACGTGCTCGCGCTGGTGCACCTGCTGTGCCACGCCACGATGCGCAGCGCGCAGATCCTGCGGTCGCCGAGCCTGCTGCACGACCACCACCACCTGGAGCAGTCCCTGGGCGGACCGGTGCCGCGCACGGGTCGGCACCTGGAACGCCTGGTGCCCGCGCCGCTGCGGCGTCGGCTGTACCGGTTCGCGCTGGAACGCGGCCACGTGGACGCCGTGCTGGTGGAACGGGTGGTCGGCGGGCTCGTGCGCGCGGTCCGGCGGATCGGCGACGCGGATGAGCGGCTCGCGGTGGACCCGGCGGTGACCCGGTGA
- a CDS encoding discoidin domain-containing protein, which translates to MTVRRPLGILLGVLFLLTASAGVASAADRNYAPDGEATASSTFPGYAAAKVNDGDPATTLGAAHSWCNNALVDYPPLDPQWVQVELDRPRDVRRIVVFTTDGYELRDFDLQILFEDESDYETVETVTGNQATSVEFADRRRDVVGVRVLAKHGPDHQPGHVRVNEIQVWNR; encoded by the coding sequence ATGACCGTCCGAAGACCGCTCGGAATCCTGCTCGGCGTCCTCTTCCTGCTGACCGCCTCGGCCGGGGTCGCCTCGGCGGCCGACCGCAACTACGCGCCCGACGGCGAGGCGACCGCGTCCTCCACCTTCCCCGGCTACGCGGCGGCGAAGGTCAACGACGGCGACCCGGCGACCACGCTGGGCGCCGCGCACAGCTGGTGCAACAACGCGCTGGTCGACTACCCGCCACTGGACCCGCAGTGGGTGCAGGTCGAACTCGACCGGCCGCGCGACGTGCGCAGGATCGTCGTGTTCACCACCGACGGCTACGAACTGCGCGACTTCGACCTCCAGATCCTCTTCGAGGACGAGTCGGACTACGAGACGGTCGAGACCGTGACCGGCAACCAGGCGACGTCCGTCGAGTTCGCCGACCGCCGCCGCGACGTCGTCGGCGTCCGCGTGCTGGCCAAGCACGGACCGGACCACCAGCCCGGCCACGTGCGCGTGAACGAGATCCAGGTCTGGAACCGCTGA
- a CDS encoding outer membrane protein assembly factor BamB family protein encodes MPVPVGKRSALALVGAAALLLVGTATAPAQPRPHGIGDWSSLTGDKGGSRFAATEHRITPRTAGKLTLKWAFAYPKSPFPAKSQPAVVGGDIFFGSPDGKFHALDAKTGASRWTFDLASVDPAQPGAAVTDAPAVARGKVYFGDSRGYLYALDQRTGKVLWAKDTETHASGMHTSSPLYHDGRIYVGASSSENVTFDPKYPCCTFRGHLDSFDADTGELAWRYWTTPEPKETGTWPNGVAKYEPSGAGVWSSPVLDERTGTLYVGTGQLYTGTTGDFDSLLALDAKSGAVRWKQQVTKADTWRLLCGIPDNEGYCPGQKDGTALDYDIGATPTILRVKGRTLVGVGQKSGVYHVFDAKSGAVQWRRQLSVPMPGGGLSGIQWGSSFDGTRVYAATNWGNPGVVYALEPTKGDIVWQTPNPADGCTKGGAAKFPTVCKLAHTPAVTTSPGLLYEGSVDGKMRVYDSRDGKVLWEYDTVRDFTGVNGLTGTGSSLSGGGGAVVSNGMLYVQSGYWPGYPSDHGNVLLAFGL; translated from the coding sequence GTGCCTGTGCCCGTTGGAAAACGCAGTGCACTCGCCCTGGTCGGCGCTGCCGCGCTGCTGCTCGTCGGCACGGCGACAGCGCCCGCACAACCCCGCCCGCACGGGATCGGCGATTGGTCGTCCTTGACCGGGGACAAAGGCGGATCGCGGTTCGCGGCAACCGAACACCGCATCACGCCGCGCACCGCCGGAAAACTCACGTTGAAGTGGGCTTTCGCCTATCCGAAGAGCCCATTCCCGGCGAAAAGCCAGCCGGCCGTCGTCGGCGGCGACATCTTCTTCGGCAGCCCCGACGGCAAGTTCCACGCCCTCGACGCGAAAACCGGCGCGAGCCGGTGGACGTTCGACCTGGCCTCCGTCGACCCGGCGCAGCCCGGCGCCGCCGTGACCGACGCGCCGGCCGTGGCCCGGGGCAAGGTCTACTTCGGCGACAGCCGCGGCTACCTCTACGCGCTCGACCAGCGCACCGGCAAGGTGCTGTGGGCCAAGGACACCGAGACGCACGCCTCCGGCATGCACACCAGCTCCCCGCTGTACCACGACGGCCGGATCTACGTCGGCGCGTCCAGCTCGGAGAACGTCACCTTCGACCCGAAGTACCCGTGCTGCACGTTCCGCGGCCACCTGGACTCGTTCGACGCCGACACCGGCGAACTGGCGTGGCGCTACTGGACCACGCCCGAGCCCAAGGAGACCGGCACCTGGCCCAACGGCGTGGCGAAGTACGAGCCCTCCGGCGCCGGCGTGTGGAGTTCGCCCGTGCTCGACGAGCGCACCGGCACCCTCTACGTCGGCACCGGCCAGCTCTACACGGGCACGACCGGCGACTTCGACTCCCTGCTCGCCCTCGACGCCAAGTCCGGCGCGGTGCGGTGGAAGCAGCAGGTGACCAAGGCCGACACGTGGCGTCTGCTGTGCGGCATCCCGGACAACGAGGGCTACTGCCCCGGCCAGAAGGACGGCACCGCGCTCGACTACGACATCGGCGCCACCCCGACGATCCTGCGCGTCAAGGGCCGCACGCTCGTCGGCGTCGGCCAGAAGAGCGGCGTGTACCACGTGTTCGACGCCAAGTCCGGTGCGGTGCAGTGGCGGCGGCAGCTTTCCGTGCCGATGCCCGGCGGCGGCCTGTCCGGCATCCAGTGGGGCAGCAGCTTCGACGGCACCCGCGTGTACGCGGCGACCAACTGGGGCAATCCCGGCGTCGTCTACGCGCTGGAGCCGACCAAGGGCGACATCGTCTGGCAGACGCCCAACCCGGCCGACGGCTGCACGAAGGGCGGCGCGGCCAAGTTCCCGACCGTGTGCAAGCTCGCGCACACCCCGGCCGTGACGACCAGTCCCGGCCTGCTCTACGAGGGCAGTGTCGACGGCAAGATGCGGGTCTACGACTCGCGCGACGGCAAGGTCCTGTGGGAGTACGACACCGTCCGCGACTTCACCGGCGTCAACGGCCTGACCGGCACCGGCAGCTCGCTGTCCGGCGGCGGCGGCGCGGTGGTGTCCAACGGGATGCTCTACGTCCAGTCCGGCTACTGGCCGGGCTACCCGAGCGACCACGGAAACGTCCTGCTCGCGTTCGGACTCTGA
- a CDS encoding amidohydrolase family protein — protein MRTPNHRRFGGLALALVLVAAVPVTSPATAAAPKRTTTDITVTEGTNLAVAASPRDGTLVFDLQGRLFSVPAAGGTAKPLADDFLDPFWPTFSPDGSTIALQSFADGRSRIATIKADGTGVRQLSDNPFDAVQPAWSPDGRKIAYATGPDGAKDLWQIDARTGAMELLSTDPVDESAPTYTPDGRQLTYLAGNEVRNLDLASRTRTVVIPGGQGFLAAPSWSPDGKRLAVLRTGQGGRTLSVWENGALRPVAAFADVFPFPARWTSKDELVYGADGKIYRTNVASGATVGVPFAATLTIARDDYPRKKYDFDSRDPQRVKGIVSPALSPDGRTVAFKALNDLYLLPVGGKAKALTDDDFYETDPAWSRDGKLLAYASDKGGSVDLYVRDLATNAERRVTSGTGSEIGPAFSPDGRRLAYQDNNAQTWTVDLASGMQTRVLGPQNAPGRVSWSGDGTALVQAVSVNNANHILVLDVASGAQQTFSPGTSISTRGDDGPVISPDGRWTVFSQDGVLWVTATAPNGRPTGASRRLTTEASDAPTWAGDSNTVLYLNNGRLKTVTLAGRTTDVPQDLTFQRDNQTGRKVIHAGKLWDGRDPTPRENVDIVVVDGRIVAIEPHRDRPRRAGWTYVDASKYTVTPGLIDMHNHQQIKAKSFGDRQGRLLLSYGITTTRSTGDPAYRSVEDREALDSGARLGPRLFATGEMLEGPQVGWDFARPVRTEQQLELEWTRVRELGYDLVKTYETFPVKWQAAVARKAHKLGVPTTSHYLYPAVGHGVDMKEHIAGPSKWGFGFARDSSLGGPYQDVLQLAGQSKMPFSTTIFAASSLLADDPGLVTDPRVRALFTPQDKQVLNAKLLCAQGRGPCGFLDGNAEQARRQVQVVKKIVDAGGVILAGTDAPLDTTALALHLNLRALAKYGLSPFQAFQSATLLSARQLGVEADLGSVEVGKLADLSFVEGDPSKDVGVLANVRSVLKHGRLFTVDELLGPFRG, from the coding sequence ATGAGAACCCCGAATCACCGGCGGTTCGGCGGCTTGGCGCTGGCACTCGTGCTGGTCGCCGCCGTGCCGGTGACGTCGCCCGCGACCGCGGCGGCACCGAAGCGGACCACCACCGACATCACCGTCACCGAGGGCACCAACCTCGCCGTCGCCGCGTCACCCCGCGACGGCACGCTCGTGTTCGACCTCCAGGGCCGGCTGTTCTCCGTGCCCGCCGCCGGCGGCACCGCGAAGCCGCTGGCCGACGACTTCCTCGACCCGTTCTGGCCGACGTTCTCCCCCGACGGCTCGACCATCGCGCTCCAGTCGTTCGCCGACGGGCGGTCCCGGATCGCCACGATCAAGGCCGACGGCACCGGCGTCCGGCAGTTGTCGGACAACCCGTTCGACGCCGTGCAGCCGGCCTGGTCGCCGGACGGGCGCAAGATCGCCTACGCCACCGGACCGGACGGCGCCAAGGACCTGTGGCAGATCGACGCCCGGACCGGCGCGATGGAACTGCTGTCCACGGACCCGGTCGACGAGAGCGCGCCGACCTACACCCCCGACGGCAGGCAGCTCACCTACCTGGCGGGCAACGAGGTCCGCAACCTGGACCTGGCGAGCCGGACGCGCACCGTCGTCATCCCGGGCGGGCAGGGCTTCCTGGCCGCGCCCTCGTGGTCGCCGGACGGCAAGCGGCTGGCCGTGCTGCGGACCGGTCAGGGCGGGCGCACGCTGTCCGTCTGGGAGAACGGCGCGCTGCGACCGGTCGCCGCGTTCGCCGACGTCTTCCCCTTCCCGGCGCGCTGGACGTCCAAGGACGAACTGGTCTACGGCGCCGACGGCAAGATCTACCGGACGAACGTCGCCTCGGGCGCGACCGTCGGCGTGCCGTTCGCCGCCACGCTGACCATCGCGCGTGACGACTACCCGCGCAAGAAGTACGACTTCGACTCGCGCGATCCGCAGCGGGTCAAGGGCATCGTGTCGCCCGCGTTGTCCCCGGACGGCAGGACCGTGGCGTTCAAGGCGCTCAACGACCTGTACCTGCTGCCGGTCGGCGGCAAGGCCAAGGCGCTCACCGACGACGACTTCTACGAGACCGACCCGGCGTGGTCGCGGGACGGCAAGCTGTTGGCGTACGCGTCGGACAAGGGCGGCAGCGTCGACCTGTACGTGCGCGACCTGGCCACGAACGCGGAGCGCCGCGTGACCTCCGGGACCGGCAGCGAGATCGGACCCGCGTTCTCGCCCGACGGGCGTCGGCTGGCCTACCAGGACAACAACGCGCAGACCTGGACGGTCGACCTCGCGTCCGGCATGCAGACCCGCGTACTCGGGCCGCAGAACGCGCCCGGTCGCGTGAGCTGGTCCGGCGACGGCACCGCGCTGGTCCAGGCCGTGTCGGTGAACAACGCCAACCACATCCTCGTGCTGGACGTGGCGTCCGGCGCGCAGCAGACCTTCTCCCCCGGCACGTCGATCTCCACGCGCGGCGACGACGGTCCGGTGATCTCGCCGGACGGCCGGTGGACCGTGTTCTCCCAGGACGGCGTCCTGTGGGTCACCGCGACCGCGCCCAACGGCCGGCCGACCGGTGCGTCGCGCCGGTTGACCACCGAGGCGAGCGACGCGCCGACCTGGGCGGGCGACTCGAACACCGTGCTGTACCTGAACAACGGCCGGCTCAAGACCGTGACGCTGGCCGGTCGGACCACCGACGTCCCGCAGGACCTCACGTTCCAGCGCGACAACCAAACCGGTCGCAAGGTGATCCACGCCGGGAAGCTGTGGGACGGGCGCGACCCCACGCCACGCGAGAACGTGGACATCGTCGTCGTCGACGGCCGGATCGTGGCGATCGAACCGCACCGCGACCGTCCCCGACGCGCCGGGTGGACCTACGTCGACGCCTCCAAGTACACGGTCACGCCCGGCCTGATCGACATGCACAACCACCAGCAGATCAAGGCCAAGTCGTTCGGCGACCGGCAGGGCCGGCTGCTGCTGTCCTACGGCATCACCACGACCCGGTCCACCGGCGACCCGGCCTACCGGTCGGTCGAGGACCGCGAGGCCCTGGACTCCGGCGCCCGCCTGGGCCCGCGCCTGTTCGCGACCGGCGAGATGCTCGAAGGCCCGCAGGTCGGCTGGGACTTCGCCCGCCCGGTGCGCACCGAGCAGCAGTTGGAGCTGGAGTGGACCCGGGTGCGCGAACTCGGGTACGACCTGGTCAAGACCTACGAGACGTTCCCGGTCAAGTGGCAGGCGGCCGTGGCGCGCAAGGCGCACAAGCTCGGCGTGCCGACCACGTCGCACTACCTGTACCCGGCCGTCGGCCACGGCGTCGACATGAAGGAGCACATCGCGGGCCCGTCCAAGTGGGGCTTCGGGTTCGCCCGCGACTCGTCGCTCGGCGGCCCGTACCAGGACGTGCTCCAGCTTGCCGGGCAGAGCAAGATGCCGTTCAGCACCACCATCTTCGCGGCGAGTTCGCTGCTGGCCGACGACCCGGGTCTGGTCACCGACCCGCGGGTGCGGGCCCTGTTCACGCCGCAGGACAAGCAGGTGCTCAACGCCAAGCTGCTGTGCGCGCAGGGGCGCGGCCCGTGCGGGTTCCTCGACGGCAACGCCGAGCAGGCCCGGCGGCAGGTGCAGGTGGTCAAGAAGATCGTCGACGCGGGCGGGGTGATCCTGGCGGGCACGGACGCGCCGCTGGACACCACGGCGCTGGCACTGCACCTGAACCTGCGGGCGCTGGCGAAGTACGGGCTGAGCCCGTTCCAGGCGTTCCAGTCCGCGACCCTGCTGTCCGCGCGGCAGTTGGGCGTGGAGGCCGACCTGGGCAGCGTCGAGGTGGGCAAGCTGGCCGACCTGTCGTTCGTCGAGGGCGACCCGTCGAAGGACGTCGGGGTGTTGGCGAACGTGCGGTCGGTGCTCAAGCACGGCCGCCTGTTCACCGTCGACGAGCTGCTCGGACCGTTCCGCGGCTAG
- a CDS encoding glutathione S-transferase family protein encodes MSEHPEHGEGGKYSVKGKEFTRDSRYITTRVTEDGAEGYPVEPGRYRLIAARACPWANRTIIVRRLLGLEDVLSLGLPGPTHDARSWTFDLDPGGKDPVLGISRLQEAYFKRQPDYPRGITVPAIVDTTTGAVATNDFAQITLDFSTEWRDHHREGAPDLLPAAHRAEIDEVNRRVFTEVNNGVYRCGFAGSQEAYDEAYGRLWTALDWLEERLTGRRYLVGDTITEADVRLFTTLVRFDPVYHGHFKCNRDRLSGMPALWGYARDLFQTPGFGDTVDFAQIKEHYYVVHRDINPTGIVPQGPDLSDWTSPHGREALGGSPFGTGTPPGPVRESERVDPAHTPLR; translated from the coding sequence GTGAGCGAGCACCCGGAGCACGGCGAAGGCGGCAAGTACTCGGTCAAGGGCAAGGAGTTCACCCGCGACAGCCGGTACATCACCACCAGGGTGACCGAGGACGGCGCGGAGGGTTACCCGGTCGAACCGGGCCGTTACCGCCTGATCGCGGCGCGCGCGTGCCCGTGGGCGAACCGCACGATCATCGTCCGGCGCCTGCTCGGCCTGGAGGACGTGCTGTCGCTGGGGTTGCCGGGGCCGACCCACGACGCCCGCTCGTGGACGTTCGACCTGGACCCCGGCGGGAAGGACCCGGTGCTGGGCATCTCCCGACTCCAGGAGGCGTACTTCAAGCGGCAGCCGGACTACCCCCGGGGCATCACGGTGCCCGCGATCGTGGACACGACCACGGGCGCGGTGGCCACCAACGACTTCGCGCAGATCACCCTGGACTTCTCCACGGAATGGCGGGACCACCACCGCGAAGGTGCCCCGGACCTGCTGCCGGCCGCGCACCGCGCCGAGATCGACGAGGTGAACCGGAGGGTGTTCACCGAGGTCAACAACGGCGTGTACCGCTGCGGCTTCGCCGGGAGCCAGGAGGCGTACGACGAAGCGTACGGTCGGCTGTGGACCGCGCTCGACTGGCTGGAGGAACGGCTGACCGGTCGGCGCTACCTGGTGGGCGACACGATCACCGAGGCGGACGTGCGGCTGTTCACCACGCTGGTCCGCTTCGACCCGGTGTACCACGGCCACTTCAAGTGCAACCGCGACCGGCTCAGCGGGATGCCCGCGTTGTGGGGCTACGCCCGCGACCTGTTCCAGACCCCCGGGTTCGGCGACACGGTCGACTTCGCGCAGATCAAAGAGCACTACTACGTGGTGCACCGGGACATCAACCCGACCGGCATCGTGCCGCAGGGGCCGGACCTGTCGGACTGGACGAGCCCGCACGGCCGCGAGGCGCTGGGCGGCAGCCCCTTCGGCACCGGCACGCCACCGGGTCCCGTGCGCGAGTCGGAACGGGTCGACCCGGCCCACACCCCGCTGCGCTGA
- a CDS encoding DUF899 domain-containing protein yields MWTPPVVSVEEWDAAREVLLRKEKEHTRAKDALAAERRRLPWVRVGKEYAFEGPRGRVGLPDLFEGRRQLIVYRHFFEPGVADWPAGGCSGCALFTDNLGHLAHLNARDVTFVLVSAAPQADIARYRAWMGWAGVPWYTTLDDFSADFGVEEYFGLNVFIREGDAVHRTYFTNGRAAEQIGTVWSLLDLTPLGRQEEWEDSPAGYPQEPPYRWWRRHDEYGTAEDAG; encoded by the coding sequence GTGTGGACGCCGCCCGTCGTGTCCGTCGAGGAGTGGGACGCCGCCCGGGAAGTGCTCCTGCGCAAGGAGAAGGAGCACACCCGGGCCAAGGACGCGTTGGCCGCCGAGCGTCGTCGGCTGCCGTGGGTCCGGGTCGGGAAGGAGTACGCCTTCGAGGGACCGCGGGGACGTGTGGGTCTGCCGGACCTGTTCGAGGGACGGCGTCAGCTCATCGTCTACCGGCATTTCTTCGAGCCGGGGGTCGCCGACTGGCCCGCGGGCGGGTGCAGTGGCTGCGCGCTGTTCACCGACAACCTCGGCCACCTCGCGCACCTCAACGCCCGTGATGTCACGTTCGTGCTGGTCTCCGCGGCTCCGCAGGCCGACATCGCGCGGTACCGCGCCTGGATGGGCTGGGCCGGTGTGCCCTGGTACACGACGCTCGACGACTTCTCGGCGGACTTCGGCGTCGAGGAGTACTTCGGGCTCAACGTCTTCATCCGCGAGGGCGACGCGGTCCACCGCACCTACTTCACCAACGGGCGCGCGGCGGAGCAGATCGGCACCGTCTGGAGCCTGCTCGACCTCACCCCGCTCGGCCGCCAGGAGGAGTGGGAGGACTCGCCGGCGGGCTACCCGCAGGAGCCGCCGTACCGGTGGTGGCGCCGCCACGACGAGTACGGCACCGCCGAGGACGCCGGCTGA
- a CDS encoding class I SAM-dependent methyltransferase — MLLTRLERFNRRHPWSHNDHYGPWVARRVAASGARHVLDVGCGTGNLVARLRHRATTVTGLEPDPATARVAAERFAGRSGITVERADFAARDRQRRWDAITLVAVLHHLPLEPTLRELRDSLTPGGRLVVVGCYRDDRSPRLLVDLPAVLANPVVGLLRHPACADAPPPHMTAPTAVASETLAEIRAAAGRELPGARIRRRLFWRYTLVYDAPPGRRD, encoded by the coding sequence GTGCTGCTGACCCGTCTCGAACGCTTCAACCGGCGACACCCCTGGAGCCACAACGACCACTACGGCCCGTGGGTCGCCCGTCGGGTGGCCGCGTCCGGCGCGCGGCACGTGCTCGACGTCGGCTGCGGCACGGGCAACCTCGTCGCCCGGCTACGCCACCGGGCCACCACGGTCACCGGGCTCGAACCCGACCCCGCGACCGCGCGCGTGGCGGCGGAACGCTTCGCCGGCCGGTCCGGGATCACCGTCGAGCGAGCCGACTTCGCCGCGCGCGACCGGCAGCGGCGGTGGGACGCCATCACGCTCGTCGCGGTCCTGCACCACCTCCCGCTCGAACCGACCCTGCGTGAACTGCGGGACAGCCTCACGCCGGGCGGACGGCTCGTGGTCGTCGGCTGCTACCGCGACGACAGGTCCCCGCGACTGCTCGTGGACCTGCCCGCCGTCCTCGCCAACCCCGTCGTGGGATTGCTCAGACACCCCGCCTGCGCCGACGCACCGCCGCCACACATGACGGCGCCGACCGCGGTCGCGTCCGAGACCCTGGCCGAGATCCGGGCCGCGGCCGGGCGGGAGCTGCCGGGTGCCCGGATCCGACGTCGCCTGTTCTGGCGCTACACGCTCGTCTACGACGCTCCCCCCGGACGCCGGGACTGA
- a CDS encoding uridine kinase family protein, with protein sequence MGTVEWLAAWAAQAGGRVVVGIDGPGAAGKSTLAAALAAELGAVVVHTDDFHLPSAERVGNGYDLARLRVEVFEPAAVGKTTRYRRYDWPDDRLADWVQLPGDVPLVVEGVYSTSSAVRGFCTTTVFCRASPEVRLSRGLARDGEAARSRWVDEWMPAEDRYFAAERVEEAADVVVLGEHGEFRVIQSRRPGGAS encoded by the coding sequence ATGGGGACTGTGGAGTGGTTGGCCGCGTGGGCGGCACAAGCCGGGGGACGGGTCGTGGTGGGGATCGACGGGCCGGGTGCCGCGGGGAAGTCGACGTTGGCCGCGGCACTGGCCGCCGAGCTGGGCGCCGTGGTCGTGCACACCGACGACTTCCACCTGCCCTCGGCGGAGCGGGTGGGGAACGGCTACGACCTGGCTCGGCTGCGGGTCGAGGTGTTCGAGCCCGCGGCGGTCGGGAAAACGACGCGGTACCGCCGTTACGACTGGCCCGACGACCGGTTGGCCGACTGGGTGCAGTTGCCCGGTGACGTGCCGTTGGTCGTCGAAGGGGTGTACAGCACGTCTTCGGCGGTACGGGGCTTTTGCACCACGACCGTGTTCTGCCGGGCCTCGCCCGAGGTGCGGTTGAGCCGGGGCCTGGCCCGGGACGGCGAGGCCGCGCGGTCGCGGTGGGTCGACGAGTGGATGCCCGCCGAGGACCGGTACTTCGCCGCCGAACGGGTCGAGGAGGCGGCCGACGTCGTGGTCCTCGGCGAGCACGGCGAGTTCCGGGTGATTCAGTCCCGGCGTCCGGGGGGAGCGTCGTAG
- a CDS encoding RNA-binding S4 domain-containing protein, whose amino-acid sequence MESTRVDRWLWAVRLTKTRPDAAAACRAGHVRINDRPAKPASTVVPGDQVRARVGDTTRIVEVVRVIQKRVGAADAVTCFLDRTPKPPPEVPVAKRDRGAGRPTKRERRELDRFRTR is encoded by the coding sequence GTGGAGTCCACCCGAGTAGACCGCTGGCTGTGGGCGGTCCGCCTGACCAAGACCCGGCCCGACGCCGCGGCGGCCTGCCGGGCCGGGCACGTCCGCATCAACGACCGCCCGGCCAAGCCCGCGAGCACCGTGGTGCCCGGCGACCAGGTCCGGGCGCGGGTCGGCGACACCACGAGGATCGTCGAGGTCGTCCGGGTGATCCAGAAGCGCGTCGGTGCCGCCGACGCGGTGACGTGCTTCCTGGACCGGACCCCGAAGCCACCGCCCGAGGTCCCGGTGGCCAAGCGCGACCGGGGTGCCGGGCGTCCGACCAAACGGGAACGACGTGAGCTGGACCGCTTCCGGACGCGATGA